The proteins below come from a single Chryseobacterium sp. MA9 genomic window:
- the egtD gene encoding L-histidine N(alpha)-methyltransferase, producing MNVPLKKDCHFKNEGTDNFGSDVLKGLFAHPKKLSSKYFYDKTGDHLFQQIMAMPEYYLTNCELDIFQNKTEELAKAISNINESFDLIELGAGDAMKSSYLLKNLVEKGTDFTYMPIDISGNILSVLQETLKKKLPGLKILPLEGEYFDMLDKATGISKRKKVVLFLGGNIGNMESEEARIFCSEVKRKLNAGDLFLVGFDLKKNPNTILAAYNDSAGITASFNLNLLTRINRELKADFNVDNFQHYQNYDPISGACRSFLVSLCDQEVHVGNHLFHFKKDELIDMEISQKFSEQDIKKLAGDSGFHILVEIKDAKNWFVDSIWMV from the coding sequence ATGAATGTACCGTTAAAAAAGGATTGTCATTTTAAAAATGAAGGTACCGACAATTTCGGTTCGGACGTTTTGAAAGGCTTGTTCGCTCATCCGAAAAAATTATCTTCAAAATATTTTTACGACAAAACAGGCGATCACCTTTTCCAGCAGATTATGGCCATGCCGGAATATTATCTTACCAATTGTGAACTGGATATATTTCAAAATAAAACTGAGGAACTCGCAAAGGCAATTTCCAATATCAATGAATCTTTTGATCTGATAGAATTAGGTGCAGGTGATGCAATGAAATCATCTTACCTTCTCAAAAATTTAGTAGAGAAAGGAACAGATTTTACTTATATGCCTATTGACATTTCAGGGAATATTCTTTCTGTTTTGCAGGAAACCCTGAAGAAAAAATTGCCAGGGTTGAAAATATTACCGTTGGAAGGAGAATACTTTGATATGCTTGATAAAGCCACTGGCATTTCAAAAAGAAAAAAAGTAGTTCTTTTCTTAGGCGGAAATATAGGAAACATGGAAAGTGAGGAAGCCAGAATTTTCTGCAGTGAAGTGAAAAGAAAACTGAATGCCGGAGACCTGTTTCTCGTAGGTTTTGATCTTAAGAAAAACCCAAACACTATTCTTGCTGCATACAACGATTCAGCGGGAATTACTGCTTCGTTCAATCTTAATCTTCTTACAAGAATCAATCGGGAGCTGAAAGCTGATTTTAATGTGGACAATTTCCAGCATTATCAAAATTATGACCCGATTTCAGGAGCCTGCAGAAGTTTTCTGGTAAGTCTCTGTGATCAGGAAGTTCATGTGGGAAACCATTTGTTTCACTTTAAAAAAGATGAGCTGATTGATATGGAAATTTCTCAGAAATTTTCGGAACAGGACATCAAAAAGCTGGCTGGAGATTCAGGATTTCATATCCTTGTTGAAATTAAAGATGCAAAAAACTGGTTTGTAGATTCTATTTGGATGGTATAG
- a CDS encoding TonB-dependent receptor plug domain-containing protein: MKNIFCVLLISMVQPVLAQTKLEKAITNLENNYEQEKVYLLTDKSQYAAGDKIWFKSFVFDGYNRSALSTTLFVELYNSDKKLIDWKTVLLTNGEGSGDFQLKEDLPEQVYFVRAYTPYMTNFNEDFQIVKTLPVYNPNSTESLVIAKNSDWSAKVFPEGGTFINGMPTKFAVRLSANSSLPENWTGKIIDVQNPKTPVTTFKSFDKNVASFKITPASGKKYQAVIQDNNGKSQTIDLPQVADSGLNVDVSSSKEGIKYTLKGVNLKQQLQGYKIVGLINNHLAYRANINHLTNEASSLIPTKISNGANGVLQLAIFDEQDNLVAQRLCFIKPGDLKIEKAEIIAQSLKQTPRSFNSIDLSPESYFKNYTVLVSEDDGTSTPEEENILSGLWLTGDFTSKIDSPAQYFSKNANSEALDALLISENWKRFDWNSVLSGTAPTIKTKSQQYLSYRVKPIKNNALLINSDVNLVLQLGKNEPAFNQFKTDQSGYVYLNNLNNDEPVNVSLFVNSENKESSTDNLFVTVEPLVTPSEFKGNFPGTKYTLVKSAKSKILPPAISRAINTQKNYKKTEGNDIQIQEVALVGKKKDPKEELDKQLSTGMFSSVNSTVFDFVNEDQHAAGSTNILDWLQGRAAGLTFQRNNSGVNVPYIRGQQAKLYLDEVLTDPTMISNIPVNNIAMVKIIKGSGLIGDAVAIYTMKGNMKSKTNEKEVPKNNSAIIKGYDKPSEFPIEMIDEDAPAKIENDTRETLYWNPNLFDSDYVPPRIKFFNNDSAKQYKVLIISFDEDDHILYDQQILK; this comes from the coding sequence ATGAAAAATATATTCTGTGTTTTGCTTATTTCAATGGTACAGCCTGTACTGGCCCAGACTAAATTAGAAAAAGCAATTACCAATCTTGAGAATAATTACGAGCAGGAAAAAGTATACTTACTTACCGATAAATCCCAATATGCCGCTGGTGATAAAATCTGGTTCAAAAGTTTCGTATTTGATGGATATAACCGCTCTGCATTATCTACTACCCTATTTGTTGAATTGTACAATTCTGATAAAAAATTAATAGACTGGAAAACGGTACTTCTTACCAATGGTGAAGGCAGCGGAGATTTTCAACTGAAAGAAGATCTTCCTGAACAGGTTTATTTTGTGAGAGCTTATACACCTTACATGACCAATTTTAACGAAGATTTTCAGATTGTTAAAACACTTCCCGTTTACAACCCAAATTCCACAGAATCATTAGTGATTGCTAAAAATTCTGATTGGTCTGCAAAAGTGTTTCCAGAAGGAGGAACTTTCATTAATGGCATGCCTACCAAATTTGCCGTAAGATTATCTGCCAATTCTTCTTTACCGGAAAACTGGACCGGAAAAATAATTGATGTACAAAATCCAAAAACTCCTGTTACTACATTTAAATCTTTTGATAAAAATGTTGCTTCCTTTAAAATAACTCCGGCATCAGGAAAAAAATACCAGGCTGTTATTCAGGATAATAATGGAAAAAGCCAGACAATAGATCTGCCACAGGTTGCTGACAGCGGTCTGAATGTAGACGTTTCCAGCTCTAAAGAAGGGATTAAATACACTCTAAAAGGTGTTAATCTGAAACAGCAGCTCCAGGGCTATAAAATTGTAGGACTTATCAATAACCATCTTGCTTACAGAGCAAATATCAACCATTTAACCAATGAAGCTTCAAGTCTTATTCCCACAAAAATCAGCAACGGCGCCAACGGTGTTTTGCAATTGGCAATTTTTGATGAGCAGGATAATCTTGTGGCTCAAAGACTTTGCTTTATAAAACCTGGTGATTTAAAGATTGAAAAAGCAGAAATCATAGCTCAGAGCTTAAAACAAACCCCGAGATCTTTCAATAGCATTGATCTTTCTCCGGAGTCTTATTTTAAAAATTATACTGTTTTGGTGAGTGAAGATGACGGCACCTCAACTCCGGAAGAAGAAAATATCCTTAGCGGACTTTGGCTAACGGGAGATTTTACTTCAAAAATAGACAGCCCGGCACAATATTTTTCCAAAAACGCCAATAGTGAAGCGCTGGATGCTCTGCTTATTTCTGAAAACTGGAAGAGATTCGACTGGAATTCCGTACTCAGCGGAACTGCCCCCACCATCAAAACCAAATCTCAGCAATATCTTTCTTACAGAGTAAAACCTATTAAAAATAATGCTCTGCTAATCAACTCAGATGTAAATTTAGTATTACAATTGGGTAAAAATGAGCCAGCCTTTAATCAATTTAAAACAGATCAAAGCGGATATGTCTATTTAAATAATCTTAACAATGATGAGCCTGTGAATGTTTCATTATTTGTAAATTCAGAAAATAAAGAGTCAAGCACTGATAATCTATTTGTTACCGTGGAACCGCTTGTAACTCCTTCAGAATTTAAAGGCAACTTCCCGGGTACAAAATATACACTGGTAAAATCTGCTAAAAGCAAAATCCTTCCTCCAGCAATTTCCAGAGCTATCAACACTCAAAAAAATTATAAAAAAACAGAGGGTAATGATATCCAGATTCAGGAAGTAGCATTAGTAGGAAAAAAGAAAGACCCAAAAGAAGAATTAGACAAACAACTGTCCACCGGAATGTTCAGTTCTGTAAATTCTACCGTCTTTGATTTTGTGAATGAAGACCAGCATGCCGCAGGATCTACTAATATATTAGACTGGCTGCAGGGAAGAGCTGCCGGCTTAACATTTCAAAGAAATAATTCAGGGGTAAATGTTCCCTACATCCGAGGCCAGCAGGCTAAGCTGTATTTAGATGAGGTGCTTACTGATCCTACCATGATTTCAAACATTCCTGTCAATAATATTGCGATGGTAAAAATTATTAAAGGTTCAGGATTAATAGGTGATGCCGTAGCCATCTATACCATGAAAGGTAATATGAAATCTAAAACTAATGAAAAAGAAGTTCCAAAGAACAACTCAGCTATCATCAAAGGATATGATAAACCCTCGGAGTTTCCTATTGAAATGATAGATGAAGATGCTCCGGCAAAAATTGAAAATGACACCAGAGAAACCCTTTACTGGAACCCTAATTTATTTGACAGCGATTACGTTCCGCCAAGAATTAAATTCTTCAATAACGACAGTGCAAAACAATATAAAGTACTGATCATAAGTTTTGATGAAGATGACCATATTCTTTATGATCAGCAGATTTTGAAATAA
- a CDS encoding serine hydrolase produces the protein MNSKIIQSIFGLSFTLLLLSCSGTKHAVGVEKLKRDSLYTEIQRIGLEATKNNNVPGVAIAVIQNGKIVWTQCIGFADKESQKPVTTETIFNVGSVSKMVSAWGLMQLTEKGLVNLDDPVNEYLTRWKLPVSQYDVSKVTLRRILSHTAGLSVHGYGGSEQGTKLLSLEESLSGKTKRNGESVRLISEPGTQWEYSGGGYTLAQLMLEERTKEKFSDYMKKNVFNPLGLNHTTYEWTEEMMKNSATAYDASGKPIKNRIFTEQAAAGLQTTVLDLAHFAELSLNYKQNELNKVLKPATVQLMEKPVLPFSDKGKSGLGYRFMNYEGLETVGHTGENEGWSAGLFMHLPTKSSIVILCNGSNGDRVWFPIYQSWAKRIKAN, from the coding sequence ATGAACAGCAAAATAATACAATCCATCTTTGGCTTATCTTTTACCTTACTTCTTCTTTCCTGTTCGGGAACAAAGCACGCTGTTGGGGTTGAAAAGCTGAAAAGAGATTCACTCTATACCGAAATTCAGCGAATCGGTTTGGAAGCAACCAAAAATAACAATGTTCCCGGAGTAGCCATAGCTGTTATTCAGAATGGGAAAATAGTCTGGACACAATGTATAGGATTTGCTGATAAGGAAAGCCAAAAGCCGGTAACCACAGAAACTATTTTTAATGTAGGTTCTGTTTCCAAAATGGTATCTGCATGGGGATTGATGCAATTGACAGAGAAAGGACTTGTAAACCTGGATGACCCTGTAAATGAATACCTGACCCGCTGGAAATTACCCGTTTCCCAATATGATGTATCAAAAGTTACGCTGAGGCGTATTCTCAGCCATACGGCAGGACTATCAGTACATGGTTATGGAGGCTCTGAACAAGGAACAAAATTGTTGAGCCTGGAAGAATCCCTTTCCGGAAAGACAAAAAGAAACGGAGAAAGTGTACGTTTAATAAGCGAGCCGGGAACACAGTGGGAGTACTCAGGCGGTGGCTACACATTAGCACAGCTGATGTTGGAAGAAAGAACGAAGGAGAAATTTTCAGATTATATGAAAAAGAATGTTTTCAACCCTTTAGGATTGAATCATACTACTTATGAATGGACGGAAGAAATGATGAAAAACTCTGCAACAGCTTATGATGCTTCAGGTAAGCCTATAAAGAACAGAATATTTACAGAACAGGCTGCAGCAGGATTGCAAACAACAGTTTTGGATCTGGCGCATTTCGCAGAACTGTCACTAAACTATAAACAAAACGAATTGAATAAAGTTCTGAAACCGGCAACCGTACAATTGATGGAGAAACCTGTTTTACCATTTTCTGATAAAGGAAAAAGCGGTCTTGGATATAGGTTCATGAATTATGAAGGGCTTGAAACAGTAGGACATACCGGAGAAAATGAAGGCTGGAGCGCTGGCCTGTTTATGCATTTGCCCACAAAGAGCAGTATTGTAATTCTCTGTAATGGTTCAAACGGAGATCGTGTCTGGTTTCCGATCTATCAGAGCTGGGCAAAAAGAATAAAAGCAAATTGA
- a CDS encoding DUF6705 family protein, giving the protein MKVTYKRTVLILGLFLSVISCKAQQNFPLLTSIDNIPNMSHLKDTNNELQSFVGTYLSTYNGNQITLYIDKENDKLFNTRGKQIYKDVLSIRYIIKNSSGAILQDTKSMIFQPDSLHTIYSLWVTENGTRVTLNYSGTNCGVGWGKIILKKINTTQMSWEYLPNDLVTTASKCPPTLDTKIYLPKTKDLIFTKQ; this is encoded by the coding sequence ATGAAAGTAACATATAAAAGAACAGTATTAATTTTAGGCTTATTTTTAAGCGTAATATCTTGCAAAGCGCAACAAAATTTTCCGTTATTAACATCAATTGATAACATTCCTAATATGTCTCATTTAAAAGACACAAATAATGAACTTCAATCTTTTGTAGGTACATATTTATCAACATATAATGGAAATCAAATTACATTATATATTGATAAAGAAAACGATAAGCTTTTTAACACCAGAGGTAAACAGATTTACAAAGATGTTTTATCTATAAGATATATCATAAAAAATTCTTCTGGAGCCATTCTTCAGGATACTAAAAGTATGATATTTCAACCAGATTCATTACATACAATTTATAGTTTATGGGTTACAGAAAATGGGACAAGAGTAACATTAAACTATTCTGGAACAAATTGTGGTGTAGGTTGGGGTAAAATAATATTAAAGAAAATAAATACCACTCAAATGTCTTGGGAGTATTTACCAAATGATTTGGTGACAACAGCAAGTAAGTGCCCTCCTACTTTAGACACGAAAATTTACTTACCAAAAACAAAAGATTTGATTTTTACTAAACAGTAA
- a CDS encoding DUF6705 family protein, with translation MEQPQKLALILIKQIQQKQIVQTKKNIMKYLFFTLIFFTISCNAQVISLEEAAQCLTNPNCPNYNYAKDINNSLDKYISTWKGTYNGKTYEIQLKKGIYEEIGIKRDKLIGRMKVTDTNGNIIYNTFNEPNDIKTNFDGLNFQPDLKAYMMYFIGNSEFACGEEGIVYLRIKPETPNKMSILMLQDADITWGECPPSYQPTIPYKKSISLVKQ, from the coding sequence ATGGAACAACCACAGAAATTAGCCTTAATTCTGATAAAACAGATACAACAGAAACAAATTGTCCAAACTAAAAAAAATATTATGAAATACTTATTTTTTACTTTAATCTTTTTTACTATTTCTTGTAACGCACAAGTAATTTCTTTAGAAGAAGCGGCTCAATGTCTAACAAATCCTAATTGCCCAAACTATAATTACGCAAAAGATATTAATAATTCTCTAGATAAATATATCAGTACATGGAAAGGAACTTATAATGGTAAAACCTATGAGATTCAACTCAAAAAAGGCATTTATGAGGAAATAGGTATAAAAAGAGATAAATTAATTGGTAGAATGAAAGTAACTGATACTAACGGAAATATTATCTATAATACTTTTAATGAACCTAATGATATAAAAACAAATTTTGATGGATTGAATTTTCAACCCGATTTAAAAGCATACATGATGTACTTTATTGGTAACAGTGAATTTGCTTGTGGCGAAGAAGGAATCGTTTATTTAAGAATTAAACCAGAAACACCAAATAAAATGAGTATACTGATGTTGCAAGATGCTGACATTACATGGGGAGAATGTCCACCATCCTACCAACCTACTATACCATATAAAAAATCAATATCCTTGGTAAAACAATAA
- a CDS encoding GNAT family N-acetyltransferase, giving the protein MKNSNYEIQLRPTVVADLDILFEFQLDPEARYLAAFTSKDFANKEAYLAKFTRLLNDPTINNQTIMADNVIAGSIAKFIMEGDAEITYWIDKPFWGKGVATTALKDFLTLETTRPIFGRVAFDNFGSQKVLENCGFVKIGTDKGFANARQTEIEEFIYRLDR; this is encoded by the coding sequence ATGAAAAACAGTAATTATGAAATACAACTCAGGCCTACCGTAGTGGCTGATCTGGATATTCTTTTTGAATTTCAGCTTGACCCTGAAGCCAGGTATCTGGCAGCTTTTACTTCAAAAGATTTCGCCAATAAAGAAGCTTATCTCGCCAAATTCACAAGACTGCTGAATGACCCTACCATCAACAACCAGACTATTATGGCTGATAATGTGATCGCCGGAAGTATTGCCAAATTTATCATGGAAGGGGATGCAGAAATCACCTATTGGATTGATAAGCCTTTCTGGGGAAAAGGGGTTGCCACAACAGCATTGAAAGATTTTCTCACCCTTGAAACCACCAGACCTATTTTCGGACGGGTTGCCTTTGATAATTTCGGTTCGCAAAAAGTGTTGGAAAACTGTGGTTTTGTCAAAATCGGTACAGATAAAGGCTTTGCCAATGCCAGACAAACGGAGATTGAGGAATTTATTTACAGACTCGACCGTTAA
- a CDS encoding AraC family transcriptional regulator, producing the protein MKKTDQTPFKFESLSEASRFFGLPTPKHPLISLMNGAHNLVATDKLSQKHVLSFYKISYKPKLEGRIEYGQGYYDFNEGGLLFAAPGQVIGGNGNSDTACSQYSLLIHPDFFLGYPIARKIRQYGFFSYSTKETLHLSEEEKNTVLSIFNFIESELNSRIDDFSHDVMISQIELLLTYANRFYKRQFITRKATSSSLLQKFEDLLDGYFKDEISLNKGIPTVSYFAENLHLSPSYLSDMLRSLTGQSTQQHIHDKLISEAKEMLSTTSLSVSEVAYALGFEHSQSFSNLFKTKTKLSPLEFRKSFN; encoded by the coding sequence ATGAAAAAGACAGATCAGACTCCATTCAAATTTGAATCGTTATCAGAGGCCAGCCGGTTTTTCGGACTGCCAACACCCAAGCATCCACTCATCAGCTTAATGAATGGGGCACATAATCTGGTGGCAACAGATAAGTTGTCTCAAAAACATGTGTTGAGTTTCTATAAAATATCCTATAAACCCAAACTGGAAGGCAGAATAGAGTACGGACAAGGCTATTACGATTTTAATGAGGGGGGACTTCTCTTTGCAGCACCCGGTCAGGTGATAGGAGGGAACGGAAACAGTGATACCGCCTGTTCACAATACTCTCTGCTCATTCATCCTGACTTCTTTCTTGGGTATCCCATCGCCAGGAAGATCAGGCAATATGGTTTTTTCTCCTATTCTACGAAAGAAACCCTGCATCTTTCTGAAGAAGAGAAAAATACGGTGCTTTCTATCTTTAATTTTATTGAATCTGAACTCAACAGCCGTATTGACGACTTCAGCCATGATGTGATGATCTCTCAGATAGAACTGCTCCTTACCTATGCCAATCGTTTTTATAAGCGCCAGTTTATCACCCGTAAAGCAACCAGCAGCAGCCTTCTGCAAAAATTTGAAGATTTGCTTGATGGATATTTTAAAGATGAAATATCTCTTAATAAAGGGATACCCACGGTAAGTTATTTTGCAGAAAATCTACATCTTTCACCCAGTTACTTAAGTGATATGCTGCGTTCCTTAACGGGGCAGAGTACCCAGCAGCATATTCATGACAAACTGATTAGCGAGGCAAAGGAAATGCTTTCCACCACCAGCCTGTCTGTGAGTGAAGTAGCGTATGCACTGGGGTTTGAGCATTCCCAGTCGTTCAGTAATCTATTTAAAACAAAAACCAAGCTTTCTCCTTTAGAATTCAGGAAGTCTTTCAATTAA
- a CDS encoding SDR family NAD(P)-dependent oxidoreductase: protein MIQQNRIWFITGASRGFGRIWTEAALERGDKVVATARKLESIADFKEKYGDNVLTLALDVTQPEQVKEAVHKAHQHFGKLDIVLNNAGYSLVGTIEEAGADEIRALYETNILGPVSVIQAVLPIMREQGYGHILGTSSNLGHVTLPVIGYYSSSKWAFEAIHESLAEEIKQFGIKVTIIEPGAYATEFGSQDSLKFSQSLEVYNDFKTEFIKTIQSYEKGDPKATPEALFKMVDAENPPLRFHLGSHNLPLVKSVYAERINLWEAWDEVSSAAQGS from the coding sequence ATGATACAACAAAATAGAATCTGGTTTATCACTGGAGCATCAAGAGGCTTCGGACGCATCTGGACTGAAGCAGCGTTGGAACGTGGTGACAAAGTAGTAGCCACGGCAAGAAAACTGGAAAGCATTGCCGATTTTAAGGAGAAATACGGTGATAACGTACTTACTTTAGCATTGGATGTTACCCAGCCTGAGCAGGTAAAAGAAGCCGTGCATAAAGCCCACCAACATTTCGGAAAGCTGGATATCGTACTGAACAACGCAGGATATTCGCTGGTAGGAACCATAGAAGAGGCAGGTGCAGATGAAATCCGTGCTTTATATGAAACCAATATTCTTGGTCCCGTAAGTGTCATTCAGGCGGTATTACCGATTATGAGAGAACAGGGATATGGGCATATTCTGGGGACATCAAGCAATCTCGGACACGTTACATTGCCGGTCATTGGGTATTACAGTTCTTCCAAATGGGCTTTTGAAGCAATCCATGAGAGCCTTGCAGAAGAGATTAAGCAATTCGGGATCAAAGTGACGATTATAGAACCGGGAGCGTATGCTACAGAATTTGGAAGTCAGGATTCACTGAAGTTTTCCCAGAGCCTGGAGGTGTACAATGATTTTAAAACAGAATTTATAAAGACCATTCAGTCTTATGAGAAGGGAGATCCTAAAGCGACACCTGAAGCGCTCTTTAAAATGGTAGATGCTGAAAATCCACCGTTACGCTTTCATCTGGGAAGTCATAATCTTCCTTTGGTGAAGTCTGTATATGCAGAAAGAATCAATCTCTGGGAAGCCTGGGATGAAGTTTCCAGTGCAGCGCAGGGATCATAA
- a CDS encoding serine hydrolase produces MNIKITLLLLLISNYLFSQTINPEKLDHYFNYIENNNLGVGSLSIFKNGKEVYSKNFGQKNIPELTYNNNTKYQVGSVTKMITAVLIFKLIEENKLNLNNKLSEFYPEIINSDKITIKNLLEHTSGLGSYVVKDGEVWVTGKESDKEIMDLIIKQGKSFEPGEKVAYSNSAYYLLTKILEQKYKKPYYKIVRSEILRPLQLKNSASFQANQKNILLPYHYENNSWSMLKEEIDFLNVIGVGDVSSTPYDLNIFINSLFHSTILKKETLKLMEPVLGKETWGRGMAIWDFDGITFYGHGGDTLGSHAILIYNKEADLSIAYNTNGERIKKESFIKNVVDLLYNKEIKLPEIKDKQ; encoded by the coding sequence ATGAATATTAAAATTACATTACTGCTTCTTCTTATTTCCAATTATCTTTTTTCACAAACCATCAACCCTGAAAAATTAGATCATTACTTTAATTATATTGAAAATAATAATCTGGGAGTAGGCAGTCTGTCCATTTTTAAAAATGGTAAAGAAGTTTATTCTAAAAATTTCGGACAAAAAAACATCCCTGAGTTAACTTACAATAACAATACTAAATATCAAGTGGGCTCTGTTACCAAAATGATTACAGCTGTTTTAATTTTCAAATTAATTGAAGAAAACAAACTGAATCTCAATAATAAGCTTTCTGAGTTTTATCCTGAAATTATTAATTCAGATAAAATAACTATTAAAAATTTATTAGAGCATACCAGCGGACTGGGAAGCTATGTGGTGAAAGATGGAGAAGTATGGGTTACCGGAAAAGAGAGTGACAAAGAGATCATGGATCTGATCATCAAACAAGGTAAGAGTTTTGAGCCTGGTGAAAAGGTGGCCTATTCCAATTCTGCTTATTATCTTTTAACAAAAATTCTTGAACAGAAATATAAAAAACCGTATTACAAAATAGTTCGTTCAGAGATTCTAAGACCTCTTCAATTAAAAAATTCAGCTTCTTTCCAGGCGAATCAAAAAAATATACTTCTGCCTTATCATTATGAAAACAATTCCTGGAGTATGTTGAAAGAGGAAATAGACTTTCTCAATGTAATTGGTGTGGGTGATGTCTCTTCAACGCCTTATGATCTGAATATTTTCATCAACAGTTTATTCCACAGTACTATTCTGAAAAAAGAGACTCTGAAACTGATGGAACCTGTATTGGGAAAAGAAACCTGGGGAAGAGGAATGGCAATCTGGGATTTTGACGGCATTACATTTTATGGTCATGGCGGTGATACCTTAGGGTCACACGCTATTCTTATCTATAATAAAGAGGCTGATCTCTCCATTGCATATAATACCAACGGAGAACGAATCAAAAAAGAAAGTTTCATCAAAAATGTAGTTGATCTGCTTTATAACAAAGAAATTAAACTTCCGGAAATCAAAGATAAACAATGA
- a CDS encoding MaoC family dehydratase: MIIINNFNEYKSLEGQMIGVSDWHTIHQDQINRFADATLDDQWIHTDQERAENEGPFKSTIAHGYLTLSLIPYLWKQIADVRNVKMEINYGIENLKFGDAVPVNSEVRLQATVKSVINLKGTVKAVVEAKLLIKDHIKPAYTGDVVFLYHFS; this comes from the coding sequence ATGATTATTATTAATAATTTTAATGAGTATAAGTCTCTTGAAGGACAGATGATAGGAGTTTCTGACTGGCATACGATACATCAGGATCAGATCAACAGATTTGCAGATGCTACTTTAGATGATCAGTGGATACATACTGATCAGGAAAGGGCAGAAAATGAAGGCCCTTTTAAATCAACTATTGCTCATGGTTATTTAACATTATCATTGATTCCTTATCTCTGGAAACAGATTGCAGATGTTCGAAATGTAAAAATGGAAATCAATTACGGAATAGAGAACCTTAAATTCGGAGATGCTGTTCCGGTAAACAGTGAGGTGAGGCTGCAGGCAACAGTAAAATCAGTAATCAATCTCAAGGGAACTGTAAAAGCAGTCGTTGAAGCTAAGCTGCTGATTAAAGATCATATAAAACCTGCTTATACAGGTGATGTTGTTTTCCTTTATCATTTTTCCTGA
- a CDS encoding cold-shock protein, with amino-acid sequence MQEGTVKFFNEAKGFGFITPADGSKDIFVHSSGLNTGTIRENDKVVFDVQKSDKGLNAVNVKLA; translated from the coding sequence ATGCAAGAAGGCACCGTAAAATTTTTCAATGAAGCAAAAGGCTTCGGTTTTATTACTCCAGCAGATGGAAGTAAAGATATATTTGTACATTCTTCAGGATTAAACACAGGAACGATCCGTGAAAATGATAAAGTAGTTTTTGATGTACAAAAGAGTGATAAAGGCTTAAATGCTGTTAACGTAAAGTTGGCATAA
- a CDS encoding DEAD/DEAH box helicase: MNFKNLNLINPIIRAVTEAGYSRPTEIQCNAVPSILAGRDVVGYAQTGTGKTAAFVMPILQLLKRHTPDHKEIRILILTPTRELAMKLEENLGIYSKYLPLSQLSVYEGFPIGSQLAALRKRVDILVATPERLLDLENQRHIDLTKIEIFVLDKADKMLDMGFINEVKKVLKLLPQKRQNLFFSTTMPGSVKHFAGTILNNPVEVIVSPVSSTAKTAKQPVCFIEKEKKTDLQTDALQKKNIRSMVFTRTKHVANKLVQQR, translated from the coding sequence ATGAATTTTAAAAATTTAAATCTAATCAACCCAATTATCCGTGCAGTGACAGAAGCAGGATATTCCAGGCCCACTGAAATACAGTGTAATGCAGTTCCGTCTATTTTAGCTGGGAGAGATGTTGTAGGATATGCTCAAACGGGTACAGGAAAAACAGCAGCATTTGTTATGCCTATTTTGCAACTGTTGAAAAGACATACTCCGGACCATAAAGAAATACGAATTTTAATACTTACGCCAACACGGGAATTGGCTATGAAGCTGGAAGAAAATCTTGGAATTTACAGTAAGTATTTACCATTGTCTCAGCTTTCTGTTTATGAAGGTTTTCCCATTGGAAGCCAGCTTGCAGCGCTGAGGAAAAGAGTGGATATTCTTGTGGCAACACCAGAAAGACTTCTTGATTTAGAGAATCAAAGACATATTGACCTTACCAAAATTGAAATATTTGTTTTAGATAAGGCAGATAAAATGCTTGATATGGGCTTCATTAATGAAGTGAAAAAAGTTTTAAAACTGCTTCCCCAGAAAAGACAGAACCTGTTTTTTTCTACAACAATGCCAGGAAGCGTAAAACATTTTGCCGGAACAATTCTGAACAATCCTGTGGAAGTTATTGTTAGTCCGGTATCTTCAACAGCAAAGACGGCTAAGCAGCCGGTTTGTTTTATAGAAAAAGAAAAGAAAACAGATTTGCAGACAGATGCACTGCAGAAAAAAAATATAAGATCAATGGTTTTTACACGTACTAAGCATGTAGCCAATAAACTGGTCCAGCAGCGGTAG